DNA from Geobacillus vulcani PSS1:
AATACAAGCTGCAAATTTTTATGCTCAGCGCTGTTTACGCTTCGGTTGCGGGGAGCTTATACGCCCATTACGTTACGTTTATCAATCCGGACTTATTCGGCATCATTCCTTCGATTTACTTTTTAATCATGGTGATCATTGGCGGGACAGCCAGTGTATGGGGAGGACTCGTCGGCGCTGCCGTATATGTCTGCTTAGGAGAATGGCTCAAAGCGGTTGTTCCGTTGTTGTTGCCGAATGCCGGTGGAGAGTTTGAAATTGTCTTTTTTGGCTTGTTGCTCGTCATCATGTTGATTTACATGCCGAACGGGTTGACAGGTGTCGCGCCCAAAGGATTGAGGCGGTTTTGGAAAACAAGTTGGCGTCAATCCGAGCGGGCGACGGCCGTCGACAGCCATAAGGCCCGTTCGATCGGAGGGGAGCAGGGATGAGCGCCATGTTGCTCGAAGTGGAGCAATTGTCCAAGTCATTTGGCGGCATTCAGGCGGTGCAGAACGTGTCTTTTTACGTAAAAAAAGAAGACATCGTCGCGGTGATCGGGCCGAACGGGGCAGGCAAAACGACCTTGTTCAATATGATCAGCGGCATTGTTCCGCCGACAAGTGGTCTCGTTCGTTTTCAAGGAGCCATAGTCAGCGGCAAACAACCGCACGAACTGGCGATGTTGGGAATGACAAGGACGTTTCAAAACTTGCAGCTGTTTTCCGATATGATGGTGTTGGAAAACGTGATGGTCGGACTTCATTCACGGTTGAAGAGCGGAATCGTGAGCGCCGGCTTTCGGCTGCCGCGTACGGTGAAAGAAGAAAAGCAAGCGCAGGAACAGGCGTTTTTCTGTCTCGAGCAGGTCGGTTTGGCCCATCTCGCCTGGGAGCGAGCAGGCACGCTGCCATATGGGATGCAGCGGCTTGTGGAAATCGCCCGCGCGGCTGTATCCCGTCCTTCGCTCATTTTGCTTGACGAGCCGATGGCCGGCTTGAACCCGCAAGAATCGAAGCAGCTCGTTGATGTGTTGCTGATGATGAGGGAACAAGGCTTTAGTTTTTTGTTCGTGGAACATGATATGGAAACGGTGATGGCGATCGCCGACCGGATCGTCGTCCTCGATTACGGCAAAAAAATCGCCGAAGGAGCGCCGGAAGAGATTGCGCGGCACCCTGATGTCATCAAGGCGTATTTGGGAGAGGAGGCGGTTTGATGCTGACGCTTCGCAACGTTCATGTCTACCACGGTCATTTGCACGTATTGAAAGGAATCGATTTGCACGTCGGCCAAGGAGAAATCGTGGCGATTGTCGGCACCAACGGGGCGGGCAAAAGCACGCTGCTCGGCACGATTGCCGGCGTCTACGCTCCAACCGAAGGGGAGATTCTTTTTGAACAGAAACCGCTTCCCTATGGAAAGGCGGAGAAAATCGTTGACCAGGGCATTTGCCTTGTGCCGGAGAGGCGGCAGATTTTTGACAGCTTGTCCGTGAGGGATAACTTGCTGCTGGGGGCGTACCGCCGCCACCGCCGCGACGGACAGGAAGTGAAGCGCGACTATGAGCGGGTGCTTGAACTGTTCCCGAAACTGCAAACGATGCTCGACCGTCCGGGAGGACTATTAAGCGGCGGCGAGCAGCAAATGCTGGCGATCGCCCGCGGGCTGATGGCAAGACCGAAGCTGCTTTTGCTTGACGAACCGTCGTTAGGGCTGGCTCCGCTTGTGGTCAAGGAAGTGATGGGGATGCTGACGCAGCTCTGCGATCAATTTCAGACGTCCATGATTCTTGTCGAGCAAAACGTGCGGGCCGCGCTGCAGACCGCGGATGAGGCGTATGTGTTGGAACGGGGAAGCATCGTGATGCACGGAAAGGCCGCCGAGCTGCTTGCCGATGAGCGGGTGGCCGAAGCGTACCTTGGAGCGGCAGGCCGCCGATGACAGCTGGATATCGTCGTTGTTTCTTTCCTTTGTTTCTGCTATGATGGGGGTAGATTTGCCCGCATCCTGGCATGAATAGGAGCAAAATGCCGGACGAAGCGGCCGGACTGTGGAAACATCAAGAAGGAAAAGCCGCCTACACGCCAGCGGAAGGCGCAGGGTGGCTGATCATGAAAAGGGAAGGATGGGAGAACGGATGGATGATCGTACCTTTCGCAATGCGATGGGGAAATTTGCAACCGGCGTGACGGTCGTGACGACCGACTTTCAAGGGGAAGTGAAAGGGATGACGGCGAATGCGTTTATGTCCGTTTCACTTGACCCGAAGCTGGTCGTCGTCTCGATTGGTCATAAAGCACGAATGCATGACATTGTCAAGCAAACAGGAAAATTTGCCGTCAACATTTTGCGCCGCGATCAGGAAGACCTGTCGCGCTTGTTTGCCGGCCAGTTGAAAGAAGAGCGCTCCGTTTCGTTTGAGTGGGTGAACGGCCATCCGATTTTGCCGGAGGCGTTGGCGAATATTTTATGCAACGTCCACAGCTCGCACGTGGCTGGCGATCATACGCTTTACTTTGGAGAAGTGACCGATATTTTGATGAAAGACGAACCGGGCGATCCGCTCTTGTTTTTTGAAGGGAAGTACCGGAGCATTGGACAGTAGGCGTCCTTGGATGGGCGGGAAAGCCGGCGCGTTCGGGGCAAGGATGGCGAAAAGACGGTTCGGCCCGCTGTTTCTATGACTATCAGAAAAGAGGGTGTCCCAAAAGGATCGGGACACCCTCTTTCGTCGCTATATATACGTACTGACTGCTTCTGTCGCACTATATGTTGTGCCTATCTTAAAGGCAGACGATCTTTTGGGTCAGCCCCTTTGTTGTTATTTTTTCAATACATCGTGATCGACGTACCGCTCGCCGTTCAACTCGCTGATGACGTTGATGGCGACTTTTGCCCCGTCGCCCGCTGTGATGATCGTATGGACGCTGACGCCAGCCACCGTCCCTGCCGCCCAAATGCCGTCGATGTTCGTTTTGCCGTTGGCGTCGACGTCAATCACCGTTTTAATGCGCGGCTCCGTGCCCGGTTTGATGCGCAGGCCGATTTTTTCCGCGAGGTCGGTGGCGACGCCAGTGGCGAAAATGACGTGTTTCGCCTCATAGGAGCCGTTGTCCGTTTCGAGGCGGAAGCCGTCGTCTGTTTTTTGCACGTCCGTCACTTGCGTTTCCACCAATTCGGCACCGAATTTGGCTGCTTGCCGTTTTCCCGTTTCGACCAAGTCCGGTCCGCTGATTTCCGGAACACCGTAATGGTTTTCCACCCAAGCGCGCTTTGTCATGCCTTTGTCGTTGTCAAACAACACCGTTTTCTTTCCGGCTTTGGCGGCGAAGATCGCGGCGCTCGCTCCCGCCGGTCCAGCGCCGATAATGGCGATATCGTACATGGCTGCCTCCTCCTTTGTTTGAATATTGGGACTATCCTTACTGTAGCATAGATGGAAATGAAGTCCAAACGATCTGCTTATATTTTATACTAATTATTATTTTATATTGAATTTAAATTATCTATGGGCTATAATCAAAGCAACGCGATGGAAAAGGGGAGAAGAGCGATTGAACAAGACGATCATTTGCCAACAATGCGGCCAGCCGTTGCGGCGGCTGAAACACTCACTGCTTTGCCAATGCGGGACGAAAATTGTGGTTCAAAAATCATATCGCTAAAAACGATTTCCTGTTTCTGTCGTATTCAACCGGCGAATGGCGCCGGTTTTTTTCTGTCCTCATTTGGGATGGCAGCGAATATATAAAAGTAAAACCGCATTTTTCACAAGGGTTGGTGCCGCTGATGCACGACAAACGAGATTTGGGCGCCCGCTTGGCCGCTTTTTACCGAGGGATGGCGGAGTGGGTGGGACAAAAGCAGAAGTATTTTCCTCTTCCATCCAATGAAGAGAGCCGGGATCAGTTGCTTGCCTACTTATACATGAGGGAGCATATGCCGTCGGATTTGCTTGAAGCGCTCGAAGAAAGCGGATGGCGGTTCGAGGGGCAAGAGGCTCATCTCATCGACGCGATCGAACAAGTTTTGGCATATTTGCGCACGCCGGTTGATGGCGGATGGGAGCTTCGAAAGATGACAAGAAAGGAAGCAAACCAGTTGCTTCATAAACGGGCGGAGGAAGTGTTTGGAAGCCCGAGTTCTGTTCGGCCGACACGCATCATGGTGACGATGGACGAGGCATGGGTGGATGAGCCGGGGCTGATCGAGCGACTGCTTCTTTATGGCATGGACATTGCCCGCATCAACTGCGCGTACGGTTCACCGGAAACGTGGGAGGCGCTCGTGGCCATCATTCGTCAAGCCGAGAAGCAGTTGGAGCAACAGCTGCAGGGGAGGCGATGCCGCATTTACATGGATCTGCCGGGGCCCAAAATCCGTGTCGACCGCTTGGCGGTCAACACGGGGCCGATGAAGCTCTCTGTGAAGAAAAATCTATATGGAGAGCCAATGGAGCCGCTCTTCGGCATCATTTCCTTCTCTTCTTCCCCGCCGCCGTCTCCGCTTCCGCGCGATGTTTCATTCTGGTGGCAGTTGACGGCTGAGGACGGAGCGACTGTTGAAGAAGGGGATGAACTGCTGTTTACCGATGTGCGCGGAAAAAAACGAAAATTGCGGGTCACTGAACAAATCGCCCCGTCTTGTTTTAAAGTTTTTCTTTCGCGGACGGCCTATGTGCAAAAAGGGATGAAACTACGGTGTGGGTCGGCTTCTTTCACCCTTTCTTCTGTGTTGTTCATTCCAATGAAAGCGTTTGTCACTGTCGGTACACCGCTGTATATTTATTTCGATGACGCTGCGTTTGCACAGGCACAGAATGGTTGCGGTGTGAAAATGACGACGACGTTGGCGAAAGCGTGGCGCAATGTGCGGGCGGGAGACCGCCTTTATTTGAACGACGGCCAAATTGCAGCACGGGTCGTGAAAGTGCACGAGCGGCATGTAGAGGCCAAAGTCGTTGCCGATGGCGGAAAGCGAAAAGCGATTAAGCAAGGAACGGGCATTCATCTTCCCGATTCGTTTCTCCATTTGACAGTTCCGCCGCTCACCGACCGCGACCTTGAATGGATTCCGTTCGTCGCGAGATGGGCGGATATCGTCGGCCTGTCGTTTGTTCAGGCCCCTCATGACCTGCGAAAGCTTTATCATTTGCTTGCTGAACAAGGAGCTGGCTCTCTCCCGGTGATTGCGAAAATTGAAACGCGGACGGCGCTTCATAACTTCGTTCGCATTTTGCTTGAGGGATTGAAGTTTCCGGCATTTGGCGTGATGGTTGCGCGCGGTGATTTGGCCCTGGAGATCGGATTTGAACATCTTGCTGCCGCACAGGATGACATTTTAGCGCTATGCCGGGCGGCCCACATCCCGGTCATTTGGGCGACGCAAGTGCTTGAACAAATGGCGAAAAAGGGAATTCCGTCGCGTGCGGAAATCTCGGATGTCTCACTTGGAAGGCAGGCGCAGTGCATCATGTTGAACAAAGGAAGGCATATTGCGGAGGCGGTGCGCTTATTGGCGTTTTTGTTGGAAAAACAAGAAGGGCAGAGCGGATCGTCAGTGGTGCCGAAAATGGACGGTGAACGGATGGATCCGTTCCGCTTGTGGGAGGATGAAGGATGAGCGTTGGCCGCTGCTTCCGCCGTCTGTTTGAGAAATGAGCCACGCCAAAAAAGGAGTCCTGCTGTGTTAGGGGGCTCCATATTTTTTGTCTAAATGTAAACCTATATAAAAATAAAGTTGACAAATAAAACCACATCGGGCACAATAGAAACAAATATTTGGAGAGAAGGGATGGGGGGATCAGAATGGGAAGCGCCATTTTCATGACGGGAACAGGAACGGAAATCGGCAAGACGGTGGTGACGTCCATTGTGGCGTTGGCGTTGGAGCGGCTTGGCATGAGTGTAAGCGTGTTTAAACCGGTTCAGACTGGACTGGCCGAAGATGGGGTGTCGTTTGCTGAACAATATTGGTACGAACGAGTGGCGAAGCTTTCCGCATCAGAAGGCATGTACTATATGGAGCCGGCGATGTCGCCGCATTTGGCGGCGAAGCTGACCGGCACATCCATCGAACCAGAGAGGGTGGCCGAGCGGTTGGAATGGTTGAAGCAGCGCTATGATGTGGTGCTCGTCGAAGGAGCGGGAGGGTTGGCTGTTCCGTGGTGCGAGCACGACGGACGATGGTATATGACGAGCGATTTTGTCCGCGACTATGAGCTGCCGGCGATTCTCGTGTCGCTCTCAAGTCTTGGCGCGATTCACCACGCGGTGACGACGGCGGCGTATGCGAACGCACAAGGCATTCGTTTGCTTGGCCTGATGTTCAATCAGTTTCAAGAGCAAGAGATCATCCACCAAAACAATGTCGAAACGATCGCCGCCTTGCTGCAGCTCCCGGTGCTGGCGGTCGTGCCGCTCCTTCCGGCAGTCTCAAGGCGGGAACTGGAAACCCTAGCTCAGCGTTGGCTCGAACAAGGAAAGGCGAAACAATTGCTGGAGGTGTTGGGCGTTGGCGTATAGCTACGAACAATTGGAACAGTGGGACAAGCAGTACGTCTGGCATCCATTTACGCAAATGAAGCAGTATGCGAAAGAACGTCCGCTGATCATTGAACGCGGGCAAGGAAGCTATTTGTACGATGTCGACGGCAATCGGTATCTGGACGGTTATGCGTCGCTATGGGTCAATGTCCACGGGCATAACGATCCGGAGCTGAATGCGGCGCTTCGCGAGCAATTGGAGAAAATTGCCCATTCGACATTGCTTGGTTCGGCGAATGTGCCGTCGATTTTGTTGGCCAAACGGCTGCTTGAATATTGGCCGCACATGTCAAAAGTGTTTTATTCCGATACCGGAGCGGCGGCGGTGGAAATCGCGCTCAAGATCGCCTATCAGTATTGGAAAAACATCGATCCGGTCCAATATGCGAAGAAGAACAAGTTTGTCTCGTTGAAGGAAGCGTACCACGGCGATACGGTCGGGGCGGTGAGTGTTGGCGGCATGGAAACGTTCCACCGCATTTTTGCGCCGCTTTTGTTTGAGCGGATCGAAGTGCCGTCGCCGTACGTGTACCGTATGGACGAATACGGAAGCGAGCAGGAGATCGTCGGCTATTGTTTGCGCGAGCTTGAACGGGTGCTCGAGGAGCAGCACGATCAAATCGCCGCAGTGGTCATCGAGCCGCTTGTGCAAGGAGCGGCAGGGATCATCGTCCATCCGCGCGGGTTTTTAAAAGGAGTCGAAACGCTTTGCCGCCGGTACGGGGTGCTCTTCATTTGCGACGAGGTCGCCGTCGGCTTTGGCCGCACTGGCACGATGTTCGCCTGCGAGCAGGAAGAGGTGAAGCCGGATCTCGTCTGCCTTGGGAAAGGGATCACCGGAGGGTATTTGCCGCTCGCGGCCACACTGGTCACGGAAGAGATTTATGCAGCCTTTCTCGGCGATGTGGACGAAGACAAGACGTTTTACCACGGCCATACGTACACGGGGAATCAGCTCACTTGTTCCGTTGCGCTGAAAAATATGGAGCTCATCGAAAAACGCGGTCTGATTGACAGTGTTCAACAGAAGGCGCGCCGACTGGTCGAATGGCTTGAGCGGTTGTATGAAATTCCAATTGTCGGCGACATCCGGCAAAAAGGATTGATGTGCGGCATTGAGATCGTGAAAGACCGAAGAACAAAAGAAGTGTTTCCGCGCGCGGCGATGGTGGAGCACCGGATCATCCTTGAGGCGCGCCGGAGAGGGCTTGTCATCCGTCCGCTCGGCCCGGTGTTGACGTTCATTCCAGTTCTTTCGATGAGCGAAGACGAAATGGCTGAGGCGGTTCGTATTTTGTTCGATTCGATTGTCTGTTTGTATGACCAGGTGCGCGCGGAGCATCTATAAGCGGGGGCGGCGGACAGCCGCCTGTTTTTGGTTTTGTGCAGATGGGAAAGCGGGGAAAAAGATTTTTTTGAATGCAAAGACCTTGAAGAAAGAAGCTTCCTTGGCATTCGCCCATCAATATTGAGGAGAAATCGCTCTTTTTCACCAGCCTTCTAGGTACTGGCCTAAGCAGAGGGCGTTTTTCCTGCATACAGTGGGACTAAAGCAAGCGGAAGGGGGGGAAGCAAGATGAGCCATCTCCAAGTAGCGGATGAACGCATTTGGCGGCCATGGGGCTGGTGGTTTTGGCGGCCGCGCCCGTTTTTCTTCGGCGCTCCGTTTTTCGGCGCTCCATTTTTCGGTGGCTTTTTAGGCGGTTTGCTCGGCAGCGCATTGGTCCCGCCGTTTTTCTATCCGTGGTGGTATGGCCCGATTTGGTGGTGAGAAACTGGCAAGGGGTGGGCGGACGGCCCACCCTCTTTTTGGATTTGCGCATATGAATAGAGTAAAGCCATTCTATATCAAAAACGAAAGGGGAAGAAACGATGCCGTTTCCAGGATTGTTGTTTGGCGCCCCGTTTGTCGGCGGCTTCTTGGGGGGGCTGCTCGGCGGCGCGTTGGCTCCGCGTCCGTTTTACCCGTACCCGCCTTATCCGCCGTATCCTCCGTATCCAGGCTGGTGGTATTAATCAACGATTCATGAAAGAATAAGCATCCCTTTGGAACAGGAAGGGATGCTTATTCAATGATTCCAGTGTCGCGGATGCGAACGTCTGCCGTAATGCGAAACGGCAGATGGCGGTAGCGACGATAAAAGTCGCGGTAGCTGAAATGACGGTACTGGCTTTTGGCCCAATCGCCGAGGCCGATGGGATCGATGTTCAGTTCCTGAAAGCGGCGGAGGAGCTCGCTCGCTTTTGTTTTGATTTCCTTTTCAAACTGTTGTTGGACAGCCTGTTGGGCCGACGGGGTAAACGGTCCTTGTTTATGTTCCCTTATCACCCCTTCAAGGGAAAGGTGAATGTGCAGATGCGGGTGCGTTTTCGGTCCGGAAAAGGAAATGGACCGCTTGGTTGAAATGTTTTTAACAGACGCGTAATTGCCTTTTTGCAGTCGAACCGTATGAGTCCCTTCTGTATAGGAGTCGGTCAGGATTTTAAAGAAGAACATGTCGTTTCGCTCAATATAATCGACGACCCGGTCGCCGCGAAATAAGGCGATTCCCTCGACTTGCACATCTTGGCCGACCCGTCGGAGATACGGCAAAAAGGGGTCTTGGCCATCGGCATAGTACATTTTCAAAAACAGATGCAAATTCGTTTTAGGCACGTCCCGCTGTTCAATATTATGTTTGAGCAGATTGGAAAGATAAATGCCGTTTCCTTGCCGGCCGTAATGCCCTTTTAATAACTCTTCGGCCGTTCCGTCGACAACCGCTAAATAAAGCCTGGTTCCGATGCTGGAATCGCGATGGAAGTTATCGACAAATGGGAAAATGCCCTGTTCCGCCAACCGCTTTCCATACAACGCCACTTCAATGCTTCCGTTGACAAGCGGTTCGGACGTTTTGTGCTGCAGCTCTTCGAGAATATCCTTTGTGCTGACGGAAACGGCAGTTAATGTTTTATTGGCGGTCTCCTCCCTCTTATAGATGGGAATGAGCACGGTGCCCTTGATTTTATTTTTATTCACATAATCAAACCCTACAGCGCTTTCAATGCTGATGTCGTCTAAAATTTCCTTGCGCAGGCAGCCGGAGAGCAGCGATACGGCCACGAGAACAAAAAGAAACGTCTTTCCGTTCATAACTTCCCTCTCACTTTCGTCCGAATATACGTGAACGCCGCTAAACATGGCAGCCATACATAAAGAAAATAAAAGCCGATTCGGTTTAAGACCGAATTGATCATATTGACGCCGGTTCGGTCATGAACGGCAAGTGTGGCGAGAAAGCATCCGATGGCGAGGAGGAGCAAAGCCGTTTTTTGCCGAACCGGAAGCACCTTCTTGCATATGCGCGAAGAGCACCAGAGCCCTAAGCATACGTTCGGCAGAATGACAAACAGCCAATTGGCGATGCCAATATACTCAAATCGTTCAATGAAAGGCATCTCGACCATTTTCCACATCGTCAACGTCGCCCAAATTTGGCGCTGCAACTGTTTTTCGCTAAAATAGGCCAATGTCAAGACGGTAAGCAGTGTGTAAAACAAGGTGGTGGTCAATAAAGCGATGTGCGCCCATTTGGCCGATTGTTTTCCGTTTTTCAGGAAAGGGTAAAAGAGCAAAACTGTTTCATATCCGAGCATGGTTAAGGTCATTTCTTTCGCTGCTTTGACAATTCCGGAGAGCGGATGGTCCAAAATTGGGAGCAGCCGGTAAAAGTCGGTATAATCGAAGACAAACCAAAACGTAAACAGCAGATAACTAGGAATAATTAAGCAAAAAAAGCAAATGCCGACGACAATCCGAAAGCCGCCCAATGTGATGTACAAGCAAAGAAGCAAAAAGGCGAGCGAAAACTCCCATGTGCGCAAATCGGGAAACATCCATACTTGAATGACTTCGATATACGTACGGAGCACCACAAATGACATGGAGGCAAAGTAGGCGGCTATCGCCAAAGAAAGAACGTTGCCGAGCCAGCGGCCGAACAATTGCTGGTGCAAGCGGATGAAGTCGCCATCCGCTTGCTGCAAAAGCCAATACATTAAAGCTAGTACAAGGTGTCCTGCCGCGCCAGCCAACAGGACGGAAATCCACGCGTCATG
Protein-coding regions in this window:
- a CDS encoding ABC transporter ATP-binding protein codes for the protein MSAMLLEVEQLSKSFGGIQAVQNVSFYVKKEDIVAVIGPNGAGKTTLFNMISGIVPPTSGLVRFQGAIVSGKQPHELAMLGMTRTFQNLQLFSDMMVLENVMVGLHSRLKSGIVSAGFRLPRTVKEEKQAQEQAFFCLEQVGLAHLAWERAGTLPYGMQRLVEIARAAVSRPSLILLDEPMAGLNPQESKQLVDVLLMMREQGFSFLFVEHDMETVMAIADRIVVLDYGKKIAEGAPEEIARHPDVIKAYLGEEAV
- a CDS encoding ABC transporter ATP-binding protein, which gives rise to MLTLRNVHVYHGHLHVLKGIDLHVGQGEIVAIVGTNGAGKSTLLGTIAGVYAPTEGEILFEQKPLPYGKAEKIVDQGICLVPERRQIFDSLSVRDNLLLGAYRRHRRDGQEVKRDYERVLELFPKLQTMLDRPGGLLSGGEQQMLAIARGLMARPKLLLLDEPSLGLAPLVVKEVMGMLTQLCDQFQTSMILVEQNVRAALQTADEAYVLERGSIVMHGKAAELLADERVAEAYLGAAGRR
- a CDS encoding flavin reductase family protein codes for the protein MDDRTFRNAMGKFATGVTVVTTDFQGEVKGMTANAFMSVSLDPKLVVVSIGHKARMHDIVKQTGKFAVNILRRDQEDLSRLFAGQLKEERSVSFEWVNGHPILPEALANILCNVHSSHVAGDHTLYFGEVTDILMKDEPGDPLLFFEGKYRSIGQ
- a CDS encoding FAD-dependent oxidoreductase; the encoded protein is MYDIAIIGAGPAGASAAIFAAKAGKKTVLFDNDKGMTKRAWVENHYGVPEISGPDLVETGKRQAAKFGAELVETQVTDVQKTDDGFRLETDNGSYEAKHVIFATGVATDLAEKIGLRIKPGTEPRIKTVIDVDANGKTNIDGIWAAGTVAGVSVHTIITAGDGAKVAINVISELNGERYVDHDVLKK
- a CDS encoding pyruvate kinase codes for the protein MHDKRDLGARLAAFYRGMAEWVGQKQKYFPLPSNEESRDQLLAYLYMREHMPSDLLEALEESGWRFEGQEAHLIDAIEQVLAYLRTPVDGGWELRKMTRKEANQLLHKRAEEVFGSPSSVRPTRIMVTMDEAWVDEPGLIERLLLYGMDIARINCAYGSPETWEALVAIIRQAEKQLEQQLQGRRCRIYMDLPGPKIRVDRLAVNTGPMKLSVKKNLYGEPMEPLFGIISFSSSPPPSPLPRDVSFWWQLTAEDGATVEEGDELLFTDVRGKKRKLRVTEQIAPSCFKVFLSRTAYVQKGMKLRCGSASFTLSSVLFIPMKAFVTVGTPLYIYFDDAAFAQAQNGCGVKMTTTLAKAWRNVRAGDRLYLNDGQIAARVVKVHERHVEAKVVADGGKRKAIKQGTGIHLPDSFLHLTVPPLTDRDLEWIPFVARWADIVGLSFVQAPHDLRKLYHLLAEQGAGSLPVIAKIETRTALHNFVRILLEGLKFPAFGVMVARGDLALEIGFEHLAAAQDDILALCRAAHIPVIWATQVLEQMAKKGIPSRAEISDVSLGRQAQCIMLNKGRHIAEAVRLLAFLLEKQEGQSGSSVVPKMDGERMDPFRLWEDEG
- the bioD gene encoding dethiobiotin synthase; translated protein: MGSAIFMTGTGTEIGKTVVTSIVALALERLGMSVSVFKPVQTGLAEDGVSFAEQYWYERVAKLSASEGMYYMEPAMSPHLAAKLTGTSIEPERVAERLEWLKQRYDVVLVEGAGGLAVPWCEHDGRWYMTSDFVRDYELPAILVSLSSLGAIHHAVTTAAYANAQGIRLLGLMFNQFQEQEIIHQNNVETIAALLQLPVLAVVPLLPAVSRRELETLAQRWLEQGKAKQLLEVLGVGV
- the bioA gene encoding adenosylmethionine--8-amino-7-oxononanoate transaminase, producing MAYSYEQLEQWDKQYVWHPFTQMKQYAKERPLIIERGQGSYLYDVDGNRYLDGYASLWVNVHGHNDPELNAALREQLEKIAHSTLLGSANVPSILLAKRLLEYWPHMSKVFYSDTGAAAVEIALKIAYQYWKNIDPVQYAKKNKFVSLKEAYHGDTVGAVSVGGMETFHRIFAPLLFERIEVPSPYVYRMDEYGSEQEIVGYCLRELERVLEEQHDQIAAVVIEPLVQGAAGIIVHPRGFLKGVETLCRRYGVLFICDEVAVGFGRTGTMFACEQEEVKPDLVCLGKGITGGYLPLAATLVTEEIYAAFLGDVDEDKTFYHGHTYTGNQLTCSVALKNMELIEKRGLIDSVQQKARRLVEWLERLYEIPIVGDIRQKGLMCGIEIVKDRRTKEVFPRAAMVEHRIILEARRRGLVIRPLGPVLTFIPVLSMSEDEMAEAVRILFDSIVCLYDQVRAEHL
- a CDS encoding Ger(x)C family spore germination protein, translated to MNGKTFLFVLVAVSLLSGCLRKEILDDISIESAVGFDYVNKNKIKGTVLIPIYKREETANKTLTAVSVSTKDILEELQHKTSEPLVNGSIEVALYGKRLAEQGIFPFVDNFHRDSSIGTRLYLAVVDGTAEELLKGHYGRQGNGIYLSNLLKHNIEQRDVPKTNLHLFLKMYYADGQDPFLPYLRRVGQDVQVEGIALFRGDRVVDYIERNDMFFFKILTDSYTEGTHTVRLQKGNYASVKNISTKRSISFSGPKTHPHLHIHLSLEGVIREHKQGPFTPSAQQAVQQQFEKEIKTKASELLRRFQELNIDPIGLGDWAKSQYRHFSYRDFYRRYRHLPFRITADVRIRDTGIIE
- a CDS encoding GerAB/ArcD/ProY family transporter, with the protein product MASVAERSQVSAFMAFFIIMSMQIGIGVLGFQRIISKSAGHDAWISVLLAGAAGHLVLALMYWLLQQADGDFIRLHQQLFGRWLGNVLSLAIAAYFASMSFVVLRTYIEVIQVWMFPDLRTWEFSLAFLLLCLYITLGGFRIVVGICFFCLIIPSYLLFTFWFVFDYTDFYRLLPILDHPLSGIVKAAKEMTLTMLGYETVLLFYPFLKNGKQSAKWAHIALLTTTLFYTLLTVLTLAYFSEKQLQRQIWATLTMWKMVEMPFIERFEYIGIANWLFVILPNVCLGLWCSSRICKKVLPVRQKTALLLLAIGCFLATLAVHDRTGVNMINSVLNRIGFYFLYVWLPCLAAFTYIRTKVRGKL